One stretch of Leishmania panamensis strain MHOM/PA/94/PSC-1 chromosome 29 sequence DNA includes these proteins:
- the LPG3 gene encoding lipophosphoglycan biosynthetic protein, putative (TriTrypDB/GeneDB-style sysID: LpmP.29.0750), whose protein sequence is MANSNVHRVVLVALLLLGSVTVSAGDARGSPITFQAEVSKMLDILVNSLYTNHAVFLRELISNGSDALDKIRVLYLTSPKEPLTKDGETPTMDLRISFDNENHELILRDGGIGMTKEELTQHLGSLGSSGTKHFLEKLQEGSGAVGGDQSNLIGQFGVGFYSVFLVGNRVRVASKSDDSDEQYVWESKGDGEYFLYPDPRGNTLGRGTEITIELKPEDQEFLSAETIKKTIHQYSEFINFPIYVQEEVEVKPKTEIRTSEPGAEVGFIEEVVVEDNNGEEKVPRMEKRWTLINENRPIWTRQIGNVTEEEYIKFYKAFSGDYRDPLYFSHFKVEGEVDFDSILFIPSTVDPASFSDDKANPSTNIKLYVRRVFITDEFRDLLPRYLNFVKGIVDSNDLPLNVSREVLQESRILRVIKKKLVRKALNMFANIAAQDVEIANKDHAEDPAPSGHTHLKKPTYAKFWDLFGKHLRLGAITDSNNRNRLMKLFRYKSSASETEYISLQTYVDRMKKGQKGIYYLSGDSVDRIKKSPMLEDALNHGFEVIFMTDPIDEYAVSHLTDFAGNKLINLAKEGVAFEESDSRQRVVDKKRREKYNSLFTHLRGIFGYSEVRKVILTRRMTNEAFIVSSGDNQITARLASIMRGQSMSLADQKVTAERVLEVNYRHPLVDEMFRRFTVNEDDEVATDIAWVLYDTANLQAEFPVADVAAYAKRINRLLRSSVDLNADDSLLPPDDDEYTVFDTETEEEKPTSDAEYTVSDTATEEEKPTDATDASETTGADRDGDL, encoded by the coding sequence ATGGCCAATTCGAACGTGCACCGCGTGGTgctcgtggcgctgctgctgctcggttCCGTCACAGTATCGGCTGGCGATGCCCGCGGCAGCCCCATCACCTTTCAAGCCGAGGTGTCGAAGATGCTGGACATCCTCGTCAACTCCCTTTACACCAACCACGCCGTTTTTTTGCGCGAACTGATATCGAATGGCAGCGACGCACTCGATAAGATTCGCGTACTTTACCTCACCTCTCCCAAGGAGCCACTCACGAAGGATGGCGAGACCCCGACAATGGACCTCCGCATCTCTTTTGACAATGAGAACCATGAGCTCATcctgcgcgacggcggcatcgGGATGACGAAGGAGGAGCTCACACAACATCTCGGCTCCCTCGGCAGCTCTGGCACCAAGCACTTTCtcgagaagctgcaggagggtAGCGGCGCTGTCGGTGGCGACCAGAGCAACCTGATTGGCCAGTTTGGCGTTGGCTTCTATTCTGTCTTCCTCGTCGGCAACCGCGTACGCGTCGCGTCCAAGAgtgacgacagcgacgagcaGTATGTCTGGGAGTCTAAGGGGGACGGGGAGTACTTCCTTTACCCCGACCCGCGCGGCAACACGCTCGGCCGCGGAACTGAGATCACCATCGAACTAAAGCCGGAGGATCAGGAGTTCCTGTCCGCTGAAACGATCAAGAAGACGATCCACCAGTACAGCGAGTTCATCAACTTCCCAATCTACGTTcaggaagaggtggaggtgaagCCGAAGACTGAGATAAGGACGTCAGAACCGGGCGCCGAGGTGGGGTTCAttgaggaggtggtggtggaggacaacaatggggaggagaaggtTCCTAGGATGGAGAAGCGCTGGACGCTGATCAACGAGAACCGCCCAATCTGGACCCGCCAGATCGGTAACgtgacagaggaggagtacATCAAATTCTACAAGGCGTTCTCCGGCGACTACCGCGACCCCTTATACTTCAGCCACTTCAAGGTGGAGGGCGAGGTGGACTTTGACTCGATCCTTTTTATTCCCAGCACCGTCGACCCGGCGTCCTTCTCCGATGATAAAGCCAACCCGAGCACGAACATTAAGTTGTACGTGCGCCGCGTCTTCATCACGGACGAGTTCCGCGACTTGCTGCCGCGCTACCTGAACTTTGTCAAGGGCATTGTAGACAGCAACGACTTGCCGCTGAACGTATCGcgtgaggtgctgcaggagagcCGTATCTTGCGCGTGATCAAGAAGAAGCTTGTGCGCAAGGCGCTGAACATGTTTGCCAACATTGCGGCACAGGACGTGGAGATCGCGAACAAGGATCACGCGGAGGACCCGGCTCCGTCTGGGCACACTCACCTCAAGAAACCGACCTACGCCAAGTTCTGGGACTTGTTTGGCAAGCATCTGCGTCTTGGCGCCATAACTGACAGCAACAACCGCAATCGCCTCATGAAACTGTTCCGCTACAAGTCCAGTGCAAGTGAAACGGAGTACATCAGCCTTCAGACCTACGTGGACCGCATGAAGAAGGGACAGAAAGGCATCTACTACCTCTCCGGCGACTCGGTGGACCGGATTAAGAAGTCTCCAATGCTGGAGGACGCCCTCAACCACGGCTTTGAGGTGATCTTCATGACGGACCCCATCGACGAGTACGCTGTATCGCATTTGACCGACTTTGCCGGCAATAAACTCATTAACCTCgcgaaggagggggtggcgtTCGAGGAGAGCGACTCGCGGCAGCGAGTGGTGGACAAGAAGCGGAGGGAGAAGTACAATTCCCTATTTACGCATCTACGCGGGATCTTCGGGTACTCGGAGGTGCGCAAGGTTATCTTGACGAGGCGCATGACAAATGAGGCGTTCATCGTGTCCTCCGGTGATAATCAAATCACAGCACGCCTGGCCAGCATAATGCGCGGCCAGTCTATGTCCCTCGCAGACCAGAAGGTGACTGCCGAGCGTGTGTTGGAGGTGAACTACCGCCACCCTCTGGTGGACGAGATGTTCAGGCGCTTCACCGTGaacgaggatgacgaggtgGCGACAGACATTGCGTGGGTGCTGTACGATACGGCGAACTTGCAGGCCGAGTTCCCGGTAGCGGACGTGGCAGCCTATGCGAAGCGCATTAACCGTctgctccgcagcagcgtcgaccTGAACGCGGAcgactcgctgctgccgccggacGACGACGAGTACACCGTCTTCGACacagagacggaggaggagaagccgaCGAGCGACGCCGAGTACACCGTCTCCGACacagcgacggaggaggagaagccgaCGGACGCCACCGATGCGAGCGAGACGACTGGAGCGGATAGGGATGGCGATCTATAG
- a CDS encoding hypothetical protein (TriTrypDB/GeneDB-style sysID: LpmP.29.0760) yields MPRSNSGADLRASSAGDAVKSAQGTTSRVQELFRAGRRNPEKELGIPLNELERRQSKARKTRQFVSENTSRTFDVKSSTRAQQIMNRGIDKYQREKRQRDLRSNLSMLRKLQVVLCVFGAGFFGWLSMAYLLPHYFAVQDRHRRMQLRYERAQQSLEGISDSDAAAAAGSASGRAAVPPVGPVVRVFRVEDGGEGAMRHTIQ; encoded by the coding sequence ATGCCTCGTAGCAACAGTGGGGCTGACCTCAGGGCTTCATCCGCCGGCGATGCGGTGAAGTCGGCCCAAGGTACCACCAGCAGGGTCCAGGAGTTGTTCCGCGCTGGACGAAGAAATCCTGAGAAGGAGCTGGGCATCCCATTGAATGAGCTGGAGAGGCGTCAGAGCAAGGCACGTAAGACGCGCCAGTTTGTGAGCGAGAATACAAGCCGAACGTTCGACGTGAAGAGCTCGACACGAGCACAGCAGATTATGAACCGGGGAATTGACAAGTACCAGCGTGAAAAACGTCAGAGGGACCTGAGGAGCAATTTGTCAATGTTACGCAAACTGCAGGTGGTGCTGTGCGTCTTCGGCGCCGGCTTCTTTGGCTGGCTGAGCATGGCGTACCTCCTGCCGCATTACTTCGCCGTGCAAGACCGTCATCGTCGCATGCAGTTGCGCTACGAGCGCGCGCAGCAGAGTCTCGAGGGCATCAGCGACAgtgatgctgccgccgcagcgggcAGTGCCTCTGGCAGGGCAGCTGTGCCGCCTGTCGGCCCGGTGGTGCGTGTCTTTCGCGTTGAGGACGGAGGTGAAGGTGCAATGAGGCACACCATTCAGTGA
- a CDS encoding U-box domain protein, putative (TriTrypDB/GeneDB-style sysID: LpmP.29.0770): MASVGQLDAYIQSGAVIDDARLDQWIQMSDISNAQGYYSGDAAAVSEAVRRVSRTVVAQYLNNADVQAVPLRRKTKFCLLLNNFSLYKPVRSVVFDCLEGMTSIFEKSVKDEGTMPFDSELGRMSEHVLVLLMRVMDYKLKAEAVHEFAEHNTQFAIQLLLAILLKEPPYEFELRCNCISGLLGFTQPQAFFGVGEKIEEHSCAKFTEKVDFMLNLMLRLQAIQVVSDVLGEAIASSETVPPLVQSAVNNTMWTIMNIFKFSSKEATQWRQHILLSTTFLDGTVMMHVQALAAKLHEAMTAPAPCVSSPVLHSLNLSFLFGAFATYHMEEASQEVRIFCTFFHDLFQLSIRPIVTDARVSGQVMVMYINLLHFMCNVDAMGEAPSYPMDGLMPELSSAALRATVEAFLKKEVGGCGLPFTEAWYRQFRRITPDTLIAQDSTTYQCIDNCFLSMITQLTAQQAPVVAQAAPAGGARLLGEMPALRPEKKNKISIDKAAVPIRHKMSPSAKQDSVEGMDADLLCSLTGAVMKNPVSSPYGQTYEKEVIMSWLGQNGSVCPITGRPLTAAQLTPNTAVATKIMQQIVRQTMTSQPVAEDDMYKF; encoded by the coding sequence ATGGCGAGTGTTGGTCAGCTGGATGCATACATCCAGAGCGGCGCCGTGATCGACGATGCAAGGCTGGACCAATGGATTCAAATGAGCGACATCTCGAATGCACAGGGCTACTACagtggcgatgctgctgccgtcagtgaggcggtgcgccgcgtcTCTCGCACCGTCGTGGCGCAGTACCTGAACAATGCTGATGTGCAggccgtgccgctgcgccgtaAGACGAAGTTCTGCCTGCTCCTGAACAACTTCTCCCTTTACAAGCCGGTGCGGTCGGTTGTGTTCGATTGCTTGGAGGGGATGACAAGCATCTTCGAGAAATCCGTCAAGGACGAAGGCACAATGCCGTTTGACTCGGAGCTAGGCCGCATGTCGGAGCACGTACTAGTGCTACTGATGCGCGTGATGGACTACAAGCTGAAGGCGGAAGCTGTACACGAGTTTGCGGAGCACAACACGCAGTTTGCaattcagctgctgctggccatCTTACTGAAGGAACCGCCGTACGAGTTCGAGCTGCGGTGCAACTGCATTAGCGGCCTGCTCGGCTTCACCCAGCCGCAGGCTTTCTTTGGGGTGGGCGAGAAGATCGAggagcacagctgcgccaaATTCACGGAGAAGGTGGACTTCATGCTGAACCTGATGCTGCGTCTGCAGGCGATCCAGGTGGTGAGCGATGTGCTCGGCGAAGCCATCGCAAGCTCGGAGACGGTGCCGCCGTTGGTCCAGAGTGCCGTGAACAACACGATGTGGACCATCATGAACATCTTCAAATTCTCCTCGAAGGAGGCGACACAGTGGCGTCAGCACATCCTTCTCTCGACGACCTTCCTCGACGGGACGGTGATGATGCATGTGCAGGCGCTGGCTGCAAAGCTGCATGAGGCGATGACCGCCCCGGCGCCGTGCGTCTCTAGCCCGGTGTTGCACTCCCTCaacctctctttcctcttcggTGCCTTTGCAACGTACCACATGGAGGAAGCGAGCCAGGAGGTGCGCATCTTCTGCACCTTCTTCCACGACCTCTTCCAGCTCTCGATCCGCCCCATCGTGACGGATGCACGCGTGTCGGGGCAGGTGATGGTCATGTACATCAACCTCCTCCACTTCATGTGCAACGTCGACGCCATGGGCGAGGCGCCCAGCTACCCGATGGACGGGCTGATGCCCGAATTATcgagcgctgcgctgcgagcGACCGTTGAGGCCTTCCTGAAGAAGGAGGTGGGCGGCTGCGGACTGCCTTTCACGGAGGCGTGGTATCGGCAGTTCCGTCGTATCACACCCGACACCCTTATTGCGCAGGATTCGACCACGTATCAGTGCATCGACAATTGCTTCCTTTCCATGATCACACAGCTGACcgcgcagcaggcgccgGTGGTCGCACAGGCTGCTCCGGCTGGTGGCGCGCGCCTGTTGGGCGAGATGCCGGCGCTGAGgccagagaagaagaacaagaTCTCCATCGACAAGGCCGCTGTACCAATCCGGCATAAAATGAGTCCAAGTGCGAAGCAGGACAGCGTCGAGGGCATGGACGCCGACCTCCTGTGCTCGCTGACTGGCGCCGTGATGAAGAACCCTGTCTCCTCGCCGTATGGGCAGACATATGAAAAGGAGGTTATCATGAGCTGGCTAGGGCAGAACGGCTCCGTCTGCCCCATCACCGGACGTCCTTTGACGGCGGCCCAGCTGACGCCGAACACGGCTGTGGCGACGAAGATTATGCAGCAGATTGTGCGTCAGACCATGACGTCGCAGCCGGTGGCCGAGGATGACATGTACAAATtctga